The following proteins are co-located in the Armigeres subalbatus isolate Guangzhou_Male unplaced genomic scaffold, GZ_Asu_2 Contig149, whole genome shotgun sequence genome:
- the LOC134202875 gene encoding eukaryotic initiation factor 4A-III: protein MAGRRVPANEDLSNVEFETSEDVEVLPTFNSMALREELLRGVYAYGFEKPSAIQQRSILPIVKGRDVIAQAQSGTGKTATFSIAILQSMDTTLRETQVLCLSPTRELAVQIQKVILALGDFMNVQCHACIGGTNLGEDIRKLDYGQHVVSGTPGRVFDMIKRRVLRTRSIKMLVLDEADEMLNKGFKEQIYDVYRYLPPATQVCLISATLPHEILEMTSKFMTDPIRILVKRDELTLEGIKQFFVAVEREEWKFDTLCDLYDTLTITQAVIFCNTKRKVDWLTEKMREANFTVSSMHGDMPQKERDEIMKEFRSGQSRVLITTDVWARGIDVQQVSLVINYDLPNNRELYIHRIGRSGRFGRKGVAINFVKSDDIRILRDIEQYYSTQIDEMPMNVADLI, encoded by the exons ATGGCCGGAAGACGAGTCCCGGCGAACGAGGATCTTTCGAACGTAGAATTCGAAACCAGCGAGGATGTCGAGGTGCTGCCGACTTTCAACTCGATGGCGCTCCGCGAAGAGCTGCTGCGGGGTGTTTATGCTTACG GATTCGAGAAACCATCGGCCATCCAGCAGAGAAGCATCCTGCCGATTGTGAAGGGACGCGATGTTATCGCCCAGGCTCAGTCCGGTACCGGTAAAACGGCGACATTTTCGATTGCTATTCTGCAATCGATGGATACGACACTGCGGGAGACGCAGGTTCTCTGCCTGTCGCCAACGCGCGAGTTGGCCGTACAGATTCAGAAGGTCATTCTGGCGCTGGGAGATTTTATGAACGTTCAATGTCACGCCTGCATTGGCGGAACAAATTTGGGTGAGGATATTCGAAAGTTGGATTACGGCCAGCATGTGGTCAGTGGAACGCCGGGTCGTGTGTTCGATATGATCAAACGTCGGGTGTTGAGAACCCGCTCAATCAAAATGTTGGTGCTGGACGAAGCCGACGAGATGCTGAACAAGGGATTCAAGGAGCAGATATATGACGTTTATCGGTATTTGCCGCCAGCGACACAGGTGTGTCTCATCTCGGCTACATTGCCACACGAGATTCTAGAAATGACGTCCAAGTTTATGACGGATCCTATTCGCATTTTGGTCAAACG TGATGAACTGACGCTGGAAGGAATCAAGCAGTTCTTCGTCGCCGTCGAACGAGAAGAATGGAAGTTCGATACGCTGTGCGACCTGTACGACACCCTCACCATTACCCAGGCGGTCATCTTCTGCAACACCAAGCGCAAGGTCGACTGGCTGACGGAGAAGATGCGCGAAGCCAACTTCACCGTCAGTTCCATGCACGGCGACATGCCGCAGAAGGAGCGAGACGAAATCATGAAGGAGTTCCGCTCGGGTCAGAGCCGGGTGCTGATCACGACCGACGTTTGGGCACGCGGTATCGACGTGCAGCAGGTGTCGCTGGTCATCAACTACGACCTGCCGAACAATCGTGAGTTGTACATCCACCGTATCGGTCGGTCCGGACGGTTCGGACGTAAGGGTGTGGCTATCAACTTCGTGAAGAGTGACGATATTAGAATTCTGCGGGATATTGAACAGTACTATTCGACGCAGATCGACGAAATGCCAATGAATGTGGCGGATTTGATCTAA
- the LOC134202869 gene encoding uncharacterized protein LOC134202869, which produces MDELRRKLELLEEQDKVWRAQQNEIEKRIQLDYERKLKKLDEDYERAVEEIDLKFNARKKAIILNYCGQSMYEKSVDEEEQMCSDKTKSHAGNDGAVCLGAAVSHQTATHQTQTYVSKDKSIEIEPIDQALQSTSYEAATVVHHPDHRTNLIEYIGFNTIAEDRGGKELVHTGARNDFACNRFVEIIVFDPGGIMQNRSVLLLVSRVGVLRGVL; this is translated from the coding sequence ATGGATGAACTGAGAAGAAAGCTTGAACTGCTCGAGGAGCAAGACAAGGTATGGCGGGCTCAACAGAACGAAATCGAGAAGAGAATCCAGCTGGATTATGAGCGTAAACTGAAGAAACTGGACGAAGACTACGAGAGAGCTGTAGaagaaattgatttgaaatttaacgCACGTAAGAAAGCAATAATATTGAATTACTGCGGGCAAAGCATGTATGAAAAATCCGTGGACGAAGAAGAACAAATGTGCAGcgacaaaacaaaatcacacgCTGGAAACGATGGAGCAGTTTGCTTAGGTGCCGCAGTTTCCCACCAAACTGCTACCCATCAAACGCAAACGTACGTATCGAAAGACAAAAGCATTGAAATTGAACCGATAGATCAAGCGCTGCAAAGCACCAGCTATGAAGCAGCGACAGTCGTGCACCATCCTGATCACCGAACAAACTTGATTGAATACATCGGTTTCAATACCATCGCAGAGGATAGAGGCGGAAAAGAATTAGTTCACACAGGAGCTAGGAACGATTTTGCGTGCAATCGTTTTGTGGAAATAATAGTTTTTGATCCAGGTGGAATAATGCAAAATAGATCAGTTTTGTTACTAGTTTCACGGGTGGGAGTGTTGAGAGGAGTTTTATAA
- the LOC134202871 gene encoding uncharacterized protein LOC134202871 isoform X2, with product MDEENTLLLERATGLIKCCKLPRLTRNIDEAQLKPETFRDFLAILDETLPQLFDLMAQYESELLGFDEFNRGNLEFQVNLALMVAEQVYVPGELYEYQTENVTYRARLSDMYQNGLLERILTGKGSERTLKLMWEHYQKVLKGKEWMYHPGDVVGFVRICEFLYVKNESELTQTLASFVLSVGISLVEFHDPEYETIGLRLFNVLLNDRHRSLIKKSNIHEVVFQNAFRLSAKAKNERFLRELWSCLYRFVEMSFQDQTDFSEWSKLDDIVEALLEALAFESNLILSSVLMVHLLKILSLDLTNFVIDDLDDIKAVDTKSCHVTVLEQLREGALLFHNRRFYRWHKRLVAMIPFEFEKACGAGRECSKYMHGVHLLFVLTVFPMELQAIEFVPSIQSSLLDFMILFKRHMRDQCNRLESLTSETDSINSMKASESFDRTVAVFCRSVAQNYFPKDRTNFWSVLEAEVDRSREIINQEDRCS from the exons ATGGATGAGGAAAACACCCTTCTGCTGGAGCGTGCCACCGGTCTCATTAAGTGCTGCAAACTTCCTCGCCTAACCCGAAACATCGATGAAGCCCAGCTAAAACCGGAAACGTTCCGTGACTTCTTGGCCATCCTCGACGAAACACTACCGCAGCTGTTCGACCTGATGGCCCAATACGAGAGCGAGCTGCTTGGCTTCGATGAGTTCAATCGCGGCAATTTGGAATTTCAAGTCAATTTGGCTTTGATGGTGGCGGAGCAGGTCTATGTGCCAGGAGAGCTGTATGAGTATCAAACTGAGAATGTTACCTACCGGGCGCGATTGTCGGATATGTATCAAAATGGGCTACTGGAAAGGATTTTGACTGGGAAGGGCAGTGAGAGAACACTGAAGCTGATGTGGGAACACTATCAAAAGGTTCTGAAAGGAAAGGAATGGATGTATCATCCGGGGGACGTGGTGGGATTTGTTAGAATTTGTGAGTTCCTGTATGTGAAGAACGAGAGCGAATTGACACAAACGTTGGCGTCGTTTGTCCTCTCCGTAGGGATATCCCTGGTTGAATTCCATGACCCCGAGTACGAGACAATCGGATTGAGATTGTTCAACGTTCTGCTAAACGATCGCCATCGATCGTTGATCAAGAAGAGCAATATTCACGAAGTTGTGTTCCAAAATGCATTTCGACTGAGTGCCAAGGCCAAAAATGAACGATTTCTTCGGGAACTTTGGAGCTGTCTATATCGATTCGTTGAAATGTCCTTCCAGGATCAGACCGATTTCAGTGAGTGGTCTAAGCTGGACGACATAGTTGAAGCATTGTTAGAAGCGTTGGCTTTCGAATCGAATCTTATACTGTCATCCGTACTTATGGTCCATCTGCTGAAGATTCTTTCACTGGATTTGACGAATTTTGTTATCGACGATTTGGACGACATTAAAGCAGTAGATACTAAAAGCTGTCATGTAACGGTGCTGGAGCAGCTACGGGAGGGTGCGTTATTGTTCCATAATCGTCGATTTTATCGGTGGCACAAGCGATTGGTAGCGATGATTCCGTTTGAGTTCGAGAAGGCTTGCGGGGCGGGTCGCGAATGCAGCAAGTATATGCAT ggcGTTCACCTTCTCTTTGTGCTAACCGTTTTTCCTATGGAACTGCAAGCAATTGAATTTGTTCCATCAATTCAGTCGTCTCTGCTCGACTTCATGATCTTGTTCAAACGACATATGCGAGATCAATGCAATCGATTAGAATCGCTCACAAGTGAAACCGATTCAATAAATTCGATGAAG GCGTCAGAATCGTTCGACAGAACGGTTGCCGTTTTCTGTAGAAGTGTGGCACAAAACTATTTCCCAAAAGACCGAACAAACTTCTGGAGCGTATTGGAGGCTGAAGTTGATAGATCGAGGGAAATAATAAATCAGGAGGATCGATGTTCTTAA
- the LOC134202871 gene encoding uncharacterized protein LOC134202871 isoform X1, producing MLISSFLNPTMDEENTLLLERATGLIKCCKLPRLTRNIDEAQLKPETFRDFLAILDETLPQLFDLMAQYESELLGFDEFNRGNLEFQVNLALMVAEQVYVPGELYEYQTENVTYRARLSDMYQNGLLERILTGKGSERTLKLMWEHYQKVLKGKEWMYHPGDVVGFVRICEFLYVKNESELTQTLASFVLSVGISLVEFHDPEYETIGLRLFNVLLNDRHRSLIKKSNIHEVVFQNAFRLSAKAKNERFLRELWSCLYRFVEMSFQDQTDFSEWSKLDDIVEALLEALAFESNLILSSVLMVHLLKILSLDLTNFVIDDLDDIKAVDTKSCHVTVLEQLREGALLFHNRRFYRWHKRLVAMIPFEFEKACGAGRECSKYMHGVHLLFVLTVFPMELQAIEFVPSIQSSLLDFMILFKRHMRDQCNRLESLTSETDSINSMKASESFDRTVAVFCRSVAQNYFPKDRTNFWSVLEAEVDRSREIINQEDRCS from the exons ATGCTCATCAGTTCATTC CTCAACCCAACCATGGATGAGGAAAACACCCTTCTGCTGGAGCGTGCCACCGGTCTCATTAAGTGCTGCAAACTTCCTCGCCTAACCCGAAACATCGATGAAGCCCAGCTAAAACCGGAAACGTTCCGTGACTTCTTGGCCATCCTCGACGAAACACTACCGCAGCTGTTCGACCTGATGGCCCAATACGAGAGCGAGCTGCTTGGCTTCGATGAGTTCAATCGCGGCAATTTGGAATTTCAAGTCAATTTGGCTTTGATGGTGGCGGAGCAGGTCTATGTGCCAGGAGAGCTGTATGAGTATCAAACTGAGAATGTTACCTACCGGGCGCGATTGTCGGATATGTATCAAAATGGGCTACTGGAAAGGATTTTGACTGGGAAGGGCAGTGAGAGAACACTGAAGCTGATGTGGGAACACTATCAAAAGGTTCTGAAAGGAAAGGAATGGATGTATCATCCGGGGGACGTGGTGGGATTTGTTAGAATTTGTGAGTTCCTGTATGTGAAGAACGAGAGCGAATTGACACAAACGTTGGCGTCGTTTGTCCTCTCCGTAGGGATATCCCTGGTTGAATTCCATGACCCCGAGTACGAGACAATCGGATTGAGATTGTTCAACGTTCTGCTAAACGATCGCCATCGATCGTTGATCAAGAAGAGCAATATTCACGAAGTTGTGTTCCAAAATGCATTTCGACTGAGTGCCAAGGCCAAAAATGAACGATTTCTTCGGGAACTTTGGAGCTGTCTATATCGATTCGTTGAAATGTCCTTCCAGGATCAGACCGATTTCAGTGAGTGGTCTAAGCTGGACGACATAGTTGAAGCATTGTTAGAAGCGTTGGCTTTCGAATCGAATCTTATACTGTCATCCGTACTTATGGTCCATCTGCTGAAGATTCTTTCACTGGATTTGACGAATTTTGTTATCGACGATTTGGACGACATTAAAGCAGTAGATACTAAAAGCTGTCATGTAACGGTGCTGGAGCAGCTACGGGAGGGTGCGTTATTGTTCCATAATCGTCGATTTTATCGGTGGCACAAGCGATTGGTAGCGATGATTCCGTTTGAGTTCGAGAAGGCTTGCGGGGCGGGTCGCGAATGCAGCAAGTATATGCAT ggcGTTCACCTTCTCTTTGTGCTAACCGTTTTTCCTATGGAACTGCAAGCAATTGAATTTGTTCCATCAATTCAGTCGTCTCTGCTCGACTTCATGATCTTGTTCAAACGACATATGCGAGATCAATGCAATCGATTAGAATCGCTCACAAGTGAAACCGATTCAATAAATTCGATGAAG GCGTCAGAATCGTTCGACAGAACGGTTGCCGTTTTCTGTAGAAGTGTGGCACAAAACTATTTCCCAAAAGACCGAACAAACTTCTGGAGCGTATTGGAGGCTGAAGTTGATAGATCGAGGGAAATAATAAATCAGGAGGATCGATGTTCTTAA